Proteins encoded together in one Streptomyces umbrinus window:
- a CDS encoding MFS transporter encodes MQQSRTGSTDTGLHTRWNGRLIGLVVVLALVNFVVDSAITAPLLVLPEMLDHFGTDQAAWLNATAMLAGVMWAPLLGKSADIYGKRRVLVVALLLSCAGALLCAVAPSLWVFVPGRMLQGASLAAVFLSVAIVRGVCAPRIAMIVVGIVTSSSAVLNIASRFLIEKLATEFGFQILFLLSALVGAAMAICVRKVIPESLVKTPGKIDVAGALLLGGGLAGVLSYVSLGSDLGWLAAGPLALLVGGVAALVRWFLVSSRKPDPLIDVRDLDGPLVLMLLVVFLGAGSYQSMLQLIPLIGDVSADQQLGYGLADQGSVAQLLAAPGLGVMLGGPVAGWLGARIGPASTLAGTVMLGTVVTIGMFLGASQLAVALCCAFLLGVTVGALGTSGFNMAGSLASAERQGIVSSLVMVMVSIGSVVLNFVGAAVLKSTAVVVEGETTNSATGVFSYIAIASGAFAIAAVLVVMLVRSTRRSRIMPAPDLEREAV; translated from the coding sequence ATGCAGCAGAGCAGGACCGGAAGTACAGACACCGGACTGCACACGAGATGGAACGGGCGGCTCATCGGGCTGGTGGTTGTCCTGGCCCTCGTGAACTTCGTGGTCGACTCGGCCATCACCGCGCCACTGCTCGTCCTCCCGGAGATGCTCGACCATTTCGGTACCGACCAGGCGGCGTGGCTCAACGCCACCGCGATGCTGGCTGGGGTGATGTGGGCACCCCTGCTCGGAAAGAGTGCCGACATCTACGGCAAGCGCAGGGTGCTCGTGGTGGCCTTGCTCCTCAGCTGCGCGGGCGCCCTCTTGTGCGCGGTGGCCCCCAGCCTCTGGGTGTTCGTGCCAGGGCGCATGCTTCAAGGAGCGTCTCTGGCCGCGGTGTTCCTCTCCGTCGCGATCGTTCGAGGTGTCTGCGCACCCCGCATCGCGATGATCGTCGTGGGCATCGTCACCTCCAGCTCCGCGGTGCTCAACATCGCGTCGCGTTTCCTCATCGAGAAACTGGCCACGGAGTTCGGCTTCCAGATCCTGTTCCTCCTGTCGGCCCTCGTCGGGGCCGCGATGGCGATCTGCGTGCGGAAGGTGATTCCCGAATCCCTGGTCAAGACGCCAGGCAAGATCGACGTCGCCGGTGCCCTCCTTCTCGGCGGAGGTCTCGCCGGGGTACTCAGCTATGTCAGCCTCGGCTCGGACCTCGGTTGGCTCGCCGCCGGCCCGCTGGCTCTCCTCGTCGGCGGCGTCGCGGCACTGGTCAGGTGGTTCCTGGTCTCGAGCCGGAAGCCCGACCCCCTGATCGATGTCAGGGACCTCGATGGGCCACTGGTGCTCATGCTCCTCGTCGTCTTCCTCGGAGCCGGTTCGTACCAGAGCATGCTTCAGCTCATTCCTCTCATCGGTGACGTCTCGGCGGATCAGCAACTCGGGTACGGACTGGCCGACCAGGGATCAGTCGCACAGTTGCTCGCGGCGCCCGGACTCGGAGTCATGCTCGGAGGTCCGGTTGCCGGATGGCTTGGCGCACGCATCGGACCGGCCTCGACGCTGGCCGGGACAGTCATGCTCGGAACGGTGGTGACCATCGGGATGTTCCTCGGGGCCTCCCAGCTTGCCGTCGCGCTCTGCTGCGCATTCCTGCTCGGTGTCACGGTCGGAGCGCTCGGCACATCCGGCTTCAACATGGCGGGCAGCCTGGCGTCCGCCGAACGGCAGGGCATCGTGTCCAGCCTGGTCATGGTCATGGTGTCGATCGGGTCGGTGGTCCTGAACTTCGTGGGCGCGGCCGTTCTCAAGTCGACCGCCGTCGTGGTCGAAGGCGAGACAACGAACTCGGCCACCGGCGTATTCAGCTACATCGCGATCGCTTCCGGCGCGTTCGCAATCGCCGCGGTGCTGGTCGTCATGCTCGTACGAAGCACACGCCGCAGCCGCATCATGCCGGCGCCCGACCTGGAGCGGGAAGCGGTGTGA